In Verrucomicrobiota bacterium, one DNA window encodes the following:
- a CDS encoding phytanoyl-CoA dioxygenase family protein produces the protein MNTSILTQKNHGEIINASPEHFGSLRDSSDIFSNPLEIRQRMSEDGYLYFKGVLNHDDVIEARRELLEKMAKDGFVHPDFPLMEGISHPEKKIGFAPEYAMGSVALKNVVFGQTMMAFYQRLLGGEVRHFDFRWLRAVSGGLPGINPHCDIVYMGRGTSNLFTAWVPYGDTPMEMGTIMVLEDSHKKSPMIKRYLDRDVDTYCTNFSDAKDIESGKKSWPQFTFSGALSNSAARLQNKIGGRWLSADFKVGDFLSFGMRMIHSSLDNQTEKIRLSSDTRYQLASEPIDERWIGENPIAHGVAGKRGQIC, from the coding sequence ATGAATACATCTATTTTAACACAAAAGAACCATGGGGAAATCATCAATGCTTCTCCCGAGCATTTTGGTTCTTTAAGAGATTCATCAGATATTTTTAGTAATCCTTTAGAGATACGTCAGCGCATGTCAGAAGATGGTTATCTCTACTTCAAAGGTGTTTTAAACCACGATGATGTTATTGAGGCACGTCGTGAACTTTTGGAGAAAATGGCCAAGGACGGTTTTGTGCATCCCGATTTTCCGTTGATGGAGGGAATCTCTCATCCAGAGAAAAAAATCGGTTTTGCTCCTGAATATGCCATGGGCAGTGTTGCTCTTAAAAACGTCGTTTTTGGTCAGACGATGATGGCCTTTTACCAACGGTTACTTGGGGGAGAAGTGAGACATTTTGATTTTCGTTGGTTAAGGGCTGTTTCAGGCGGATTGCCTGGAATCAATCCTCATTGTGATATCGTTTATATGGGACGCGGAACAAGCAATTTATTCACAGCATGGGTGCCGTATGGCGATACCCCGATGGAGATGGGAACAATTATGGTCCTTGAAGACTCTCATAAGAAATCTCCCATGATCAAACGTTACTTGGATCGTGATGTAGATACATACTGTACGAATTTCAGTGATGCTAAAGATATCGAGTCCGGTAAAAAAAGTTGGCCGCAATTTACTTTTAGCGGCGCCTTGAGTAATAGTGCTGCAAGGCTACAAAATAAAATCGGGGGGCGTTGGCTTAGCGCTGATTTCAAAGTGGGTGATTTTCTTAGTTTTGGCATGCGTATGATCCATTCTTCGCTCGATAATCAAACGGAAAAGATACGCCTGTCTTCGGATACCCGTTATCAACTTGCTTCAGAGCCTATTGATGAACGATGGATTGGCGAAAACCCGATCGCCCATGGTGTGGCGGGAAAACGCGGACAGATTTGCTGA
- a CDS encoding AraC family transcriptional regulator → MSGYIPKATGISKKKMRLLGKYAVVYILKGKGRFGDNLSHDISFKEGSLLYLFPKVSHFYEPIDEESWEEIHFIFSGPQFDFLEKRGILDPQNPVRQLEPISYWRNRFFELIGNPKCSNERQGLGEVLKLSGILSEIDCLEGYQNHELTEDAVWLDRAKSLIINYQQVDIDYNSISRRMNLSYETFRKRFTGLAGLSPGRYHVRILMEKAVSLIIHDRLSNKAIADELGFCDEFHFSKRFRSVMGMSPRAYRLYLPTP, encoded by the coding sequence ATGAGTGGTTACATCCCCAAAGCCACGGGTATAAGTAAGAAAAAAATGCGTCTTTTGGGAAAATATGCCGTTGTCTATATTTTAAAAGGAAAGGGGAGGTTTGGAGATAATCTCAGTCATGATATTAGTTTTAAAGAAGGAAGTCTCCTTTATCTTTTTCCAAAAGTCTCACATTTTTATGAACCGATCGATGAAGAGTCTTGGGAGGAGATCCATTTCATATTTTCCGGTCCCCAATTCGACTTCCTAGAAAAACGAGGAATCCTTGATCCTCAAAATCCCGTTCGACAGCTTGAACCGATTTCATACTGGCGTAATCGATTCTTTGAATTAATCGGAAACCCGAAATGTTCAAATGAACGTCAAGGCCTAGGTGAGGTGCTCAAACTATCTGGAATACTTTCTGAAATTGATTGTTTAGAGGGTTATCAAAATCATGAGCTTACTGAAGATGCTGTATGGTTAGATCGTGCAAAAAGCCTCATAATAAATTATCAACAAGTTGATATTGATTATAATAGTATATCCCGCCGGATGAATCTCTCATATGAGACATTCAGAAAACGATTTACTGGACTGGCAGGGTTATCTCCTGGCCGCTACCATGTGCGTATACTCATGGAAAAGGCAGTATCCCTGATCATTCATGATCGTTTAAGCAATAAGGCTATCGCGGATGAACTTGGTTTTTGTGATGAATTCCACTTTTCCAAACGTTTTCGTTCTGTTATGGGAATGAGCCCGCGTGCTTATCGACTTTACTTGCCGACACCATGA
- a CDS encoding thioredoxin family protein: MILSLSKSFIRCLSISAILLFSFTQFAPASKAPTSAELVQENLLSEFETVSPGQEFLVGVKFNIRDHWHIYWSNPGESGIPTDIQWSSSTAGVTFSPTLYPIPSWFIYGGIVGFGYGKETILMSRVKIPDTAKPGERIEIKAKTEWLVCNETCIPGGALLSISLKVSGHPLSTKDAVLFQQYGEKPKDGAKLGKLLKLPDGHYDALVVIPFDLEHNNGSFEKIKFFPFTENNGPQNAEIIVKEDAQYSPMMVVAIPITPHQNVASLDLKGILGIDIKDSKGKITKYAYAIDLPLVFTSAAIDQDHLPQSADSNQSLPYPIQIAFMFLLAFAGGIILNIMPCVLPVISLKIISFVQHSQDSKGQTFKLGLWFALGILISMWGLTAATLAVQFAGHQIGWGFQFQSPAYVLAMITLCLLITLNLFGVFEVLFFPTASTMQLAQKSGVSGAFFNGVLAVVLATPCTAPFMGAALGFAFVQPAWVIILIFTAIGLGLATPYVILSAFPSLLKFLPKPGAWMNTAKQFLGFPMLATAIWLIWVFNAQQGRDATTLVLFFLLVVSFGFWIYGKFQVTGKQSGFLIALLITLVGFLTLVIPALKTNPEKPGENTVSSSLKWSPQRVQEALKNGQAVFVDFTADWCLSCKVNERAVLKTEEIQDLFKDKDVLFLIADWTSYNPQITATLKEFGRSGVPLYLYYPPGLSQPVILPEVLTKEILRKTILEK; this comes from the coding sequence ATGATTCTGTCTCTATCGAAAAGTTTTATTCGTTGTTTAAGCATCTCTGCTATCTTACTTTTTTCATTTACACAATTTGCTCCAGCCTCGAAAGCGCCGACTTCAGCGGAATTGGTTCAGGAGAATCTTCTCTCGGAGTTTGAGACTGTTTCCCCCGGCCAAGAGTTCCTCGTTGGCGTGAAATTCAATATCAGAGACCATTGGCATATATATTGGTCAAATCCCGGGGAAAGCGGGATTCCTACGGATATCCAATGGTCTTCATCGACCGCTGGAGTCACTTTCTCCCCCACTCTCTATCCGATTCCTTCATGGTTTATTTATGGGGGAATTGTTGGGTTTGGTTATGGGAAAGAAACGATCCTTATGTCCCGGGTGAAAATTCCCGATACTGCTAAGCCCGGTGAAAGAATCGAGATAAAAGCTAAAACCGAATGGCTCGTTTGTAACGAAACCTGTATTCCAGGAGGAGCCCTACTTTCCATTTCCCTTAAAGTTTCAGGACATCCATTATCCACCAAAGATGCGGTGTTGTTTCAGCAATATGGAGAAAAACCGAAGGATGGGGCAAAGCTCGGCAAATTGCTCAAGTTACCCGACGGACATTATGATGCTCTGGTGGTTATTCCCTTCGATTTAGAACATAATAACGGTAGTTTTGAAAAAATAAAATTCTTCCCCTTCACTGAAAATAACGGCCCGCAAAATGCTGAAATCATCGTGAAGGAAGATGCGCAATACTCACCTATGATGGTCGTCGCAATACCGATTACTCCTCATCAGAACGTTGCATCTTTGGACTTAAAAGGGATTCTTGGCATCGATATAAAGGATTCAAAAGGAAAAATCACCAAATACGCCTATGCCATTGATTTACCATTAGTTTTCACATCGGCAGCCATTGATCAAGATCATTTACCTCAATCCGCTGATTCAAATCAGAGTCTCCCCTACCCCATACAAATTGCATTTATGTTCCTACTCGCCTTTGCTGGTGGGATCATCCTCAATATCATGCCTTGTGTATTACCTGTCATTTCCCTGAAAATAATCAGTTTTGTCCAGCATTCACAAGATTCTAAGGGGCAAACATTCAAACTAGGTCTCTGGTTCGCTCTTGGAATACTGATCTCCATGTGGGGCCTTACTGCTGCAACACTGGCTGTACAATTTGCAGGCCATCAAATCGGATGGGGATTCCAGTTCCAAAGTCCTGCTTATGTATTAGCCATGATCACGCTTTGCCTATTAATCACGCTGAATTTATTTGGTGTTTTTGAGGTCCTATTTTTTCCTACCGCTAGTACGATGCAGCTTGCCCAAAAAAGCGGCGTTTCTGGGGCTTTCTTTAACGGGGTCTTGGCTGTGGTTTTAGCCACACCTTGTACCGCACCATTCATGGGGGCTGCACTGGGATTCGCTTTTGTCCAACCAGCTTGGGTCATTATCCTGATTTTTACGGCGATTGGCCTCGGTTTGGCCACCCCCTATGTCATCCTCTCCGCATTCCCCTCACTCCTCAAATTCCTCCCCAAACCCGGTGCGTGGATGAATACCGCCAAACAATTCCTCGGATTTCCAATGCTGGCGACTGCTATTTGGCTTATCTGGGTATTTAATGCACAACAAGGGCGCGATGCGACGACACTCGTTCTCTTTTTCCTTCTCGTAGTCTCCTTTGGATTTTGGATTTATGGGAAATTTCAAGTCACAGGGAAACAATCAGGATTTTTAATCGCCTTACTCATTACCTTGGTTGGATTTTTGACATTGGTTATTCCCGCATTAAAAACGAATCCTGAAAAGCCAGGAGAAAATACTGTCTCATCATCACTCAAGTGGAGCCCCCAAAGGGTCCAAGAAGCACTCAAAAACGGACAAGCTGTCTTTGTGGATTTCACGGCGGATTGGTGCCTGTCTTGTAAGGTAAATGAACGGGCTGTTTTAAAGACCGAAGAAATTCAAGATTTATTTAAAGATAAAGACGTCCTTTTCCTTATTGCTGATTGGACGAGTTATAACCCCCAAATTACAGCTACACTCAAGGAATTCGGGCGATCAGGGGTTCCTCTCTATCTCTATTACCCCCCCGGTCTATCCCAACCGGTCATTTTGCCAGAGGTTTTAACTAAGGAAATTTTACGTAAAACAATCTTGGAAAAATAA